ggaattccacaaaacttggcgtgcatacagagggtgtcataatgatcctacacttccaatttcgtgcagttttgactatgttaggtcacagataccttcaattacaccacctcatttttacttttttgtgtttaactaggtggcgctatacatgaaatgagtggttatggaatgggttgacatggccccttgagatcaacatacaaaaaaaaatggtcctcctaaaccctacggttttcgagatattcacagaaaactgtgtctgccctaccctcctttcggggggtccaattcagcgggggggctacagatcaaaacgaaaaacgatggttccatgctatccatgtggggttacatgtccaccaagtttcgtgtaccccggtctttcagtgtcccgggaatcattgacggaaatttgggcatgcgaaaaaaaaaaaaagaaaaaaaaaaaaaaatacaaatctgactaaacctatatgaccgccgcttcgctgcgcggcggtcataataaataggcTTACTccagtaaagtacagatacctgaAAATGCTATTTAAGTAGAGTAGCCTACTTAGGCCTAAGTATTtgttacttcccatctctgaTCGGCCCTTTATTATCATTGCTGATTATAACACCAAACCATACAATCTATTGTACCAATTTTGTAGCTTACACTCTGTTGTAAGTCTTTACCAAATGTAAGATAAAGTAGGCTAGTGCTAGTTAATTATAATAAAAATTACAATAAAAGAGGCTTGAGAGTCTGGACAGATCAGGTCAATCTTTTCTATTTGACCATTTTTATTGATTACATAAATTACATATTCATATTTATGAAATAGATTAAATAAATTGATTTAACCTTAAATATGTATGCTTAAATAAAGTATGTGAGTTAATAAAGTTAACACACAGTAATGCGTGCCTTTGGTTGACCAGACATCATCCTAATAGCCAAATACACCGGCTCAGTGAAGGCAACTTCAAAAGTATGGAGGAGTGTCTTGGTAGTGTCAAGATTACTGACAGAATAAAATGACACGGATTGATTGTTGAAACTGACGTGTATTTGAACTCTACGCAGAGAGGTGGTGCGTTTGAGCTGCGTGGCTTTTGTATTCTCATATGCCCTCAGCAGGTTATCACAGTACATTAGGGACCAGCAGCCCGAACAGCTCTCCAGGGCACTGCCCACCCCACTGCGGGGCAACCCTCCACAACACATGCCCACAATCCAGGAGCAGTTTTCAAGCTCCAGCTCCCAGCAGTGTTCCCCTCCAGCCACCCCGAGTGACTCCCCAAAGGACTGGGAACTCAGGGCCTGCAGGAAGTTGGTAAATCTCTTAGTGTGTGAGGGATAAGGTTGTTTGATGGGGCTGAACATCACCGTCTTCAGGTCTTCGGAGAGGACAAGGCTAGGGTGGACTGTGTCCGGGTCAAAAGTCACCTCGGACGGGTTGAGGAGGTTCCGCAGTGCTCTCTGCGCCGAACCGAGTTCTACCCGGAGCTGAGCACTCTGAAGTTCCAGCTCAGAACAAGCTCCTGCCAAGTTTGGGGAGGTGACCTCTGGATCTTTTATCATTTCTTGCAAAGGAACTCCCACAAGCCTTGTGATCATAGGTTCAACCGTCGAGAGGCCTTGACAGAACTTGGCTCCATCTTGCTCCTCTAAAAGACCACTGACTTGAAGCTGCACGTCTTTCAACTGAGAGAGGAAGTCAGAGACATGTTTGACATGCCTGTCCATGGCC
Above is a genomic segment from Alosa sapidissima isolate fAloSap1 chromosome 4, fAloSap1.pri, whole genome shotgun sequence containing:
- the trim107 gene encoding E3 ubiquitin-protein ligase TRIM39; the protein is MSHYEVKDSLEEELSCPVCQRLLSEPVTLPCGHTFCEVCLEGVVTSRSREGGWHYCSECKKGFQGLGTLPKNLMLCRIIESYKNGLGEAASNSIPMTQQQKGSKKLDIQTGDSYTSHPDLASDEGQKNIALLEVSPSAPLEDIEVGAGLDPRSACPSDEPALKLETNEGRIRLSGLAENLRIKLATTEVLLFKETEKQAEARAVHDGLREKIAGLLQQMSDMVEKYTMIGTELIEAQFQPIEEAMDRHVKHVSDFLSQLKDVQLQVSGLLEEQDGAKFCQGLSTVEPMITRLVGVPLQEMIKDPEVTSPNLAGACSELELQSAQLRVELGSAQRALRNLLNPSEVTFDPDTVHPSLVLSEDLKTVMFSPIKQPYPSHTKRFTNFLQALSSQSFGESLGVAGGEHCWELELENCSWIVGMCCGGLPRSGVGSALESCSGCWSLMYCDNLLRAYENTKATQLKRTTSLRRVQIHVSFNNQSVSFYSVSNLDTTKTLLHTFEVAFTEPVYLAIRMMSGQPKARITVC